Proteins encoded in a region of the Luteitalea sp. genome:
- a CDS encoding ABC transporter permease subunit encodes MLPWAPTLTLAILLVPLLAGVAGTLAPALGWLPALGRDAISLAAWRDLLAWPGLTRSAALSVTTGLLATALSLGTTVLICAAWQGTRLFVAIERPLAPLLAVPHAAAAFGLAFLIAPSGWMVRALSPWATGWTAPPDVLIVQDPHGLAMVSGLVVKEVPFLLLMTLAALGQTDANRSRLTAETLGYGHVTAWVKSVLPQVYPQIRLPIYAVLAYSMSVIDVALILGPTRPPTLAVQILHWTNDPDLALRFRASAGAVLQLMLVLGTLGLWRLGELIGARLGRVWIEAGGRGARDSVFRVLALGGAGLSASAVFLGLIGLAVWSVAGLWTFPDVLPQAFSGRAWAYASGELGAVVGETARIGGAATLVALVLTLACLEAEHRVGVQPTIKTLEDRRLDSLSQVSVRQASVVGRDRRARPARSLWLLYLPLLIPQIVFLLGLQTLATAVGMNGGQLSVIAVHVIFVVPYVFLSLADPFRAWDPRMGLAAATLGAGPDRVFWAVRLPLLLRPVLAAAAVGFAVSVGLYLPTLLIGAGRVSTLTTEAVALASGGDRRLIGVYALTQAAAAFIGFTAALAIPALVFRNRRALRLHA; translated from the coding sequence CTGCTGCCGTGGGCGCCGACGTTGACGCTCGCCATCTTGCTCGTCCCGCTTCTGGCGGGCGTGGCCGGGACGCTAGCGCCGGCCCTGGGGTGGCTACCGGCCCTTGGGCGCGACGCGATCAGTCTTGCGGCCTGGCGCGACCTGCTCGCCTGGCCTGGTCTCACTCGATCCGCGGCGCTGAGCGTGACGACTGGCCTGCTCGCGACGGCGCTCTCGCTGGGCACGACGGTCCTCATCTGCGCGGCGTGGCAAGGGACCCGCCTCTTCGTCGCCATCGAACGCCCGCTGGCGCCACTGCTCGCCGTGCCCCACGCGGCAGCCGCCTTCGGGCTCGCGTTCCTGATCGCGCCGTCAGGCTGGATGGTCCGTGCGCTGTCGCCGTGGGCGACCGGCTGGACCGCGCCTCCTGATGTGTTGATCGTGCAGGATCCCCACGGTCTCGCCATGGTGAGTGGCTTGGTGGTCAAGGAAGTGCCGTTCCTCCTGCTGATGACCCTGGCGGCGTTGGGACAGACGGACGCGAACCGCAGCCGTCTCACGGCCGAAACACTGGGCTACGGCCATGTGACGGCCTGGGTGAAGAGCGTCCTTCCGCAGGTCTATCCTCAGATCCGCCTGCCGATCTACGCGGTGCTGGCGTATTCGATGTCTGTGATAGACGTCGCGCTCATCCTCGGCCCGACGAGGCCGCCGACACTCGCGGTCCAGATCCTGCACTGGACCAACGATCCCGATCTGGCGCTGCGGTTCCGCGCCTCGGCAGGCGCCGTGTTGCAGCTCATGCTGGTCCTCGGGACCCTCGGGCTCTGGCGGCTTGGCGAGTTGATCGGCGCGCGCCTGGGCCGCGTCTGGATCGAGGCGGGAGGGCGCGGCGCGCGCGACAGTGTGTTCCGCGTCCTTGCGCTCGGCGGTGCCGGACTGTCGGCCAGCGCTGTGTTCCTGGGGCTAATCGGACTGGCGGTGTGGTCCGTGGCTGGCCTGTGGACGTTCCCCGACGTGCTTCCTCAAGCGTTCAGTGGGCGCGCCTGGGCATACGCCAGCGGCGAGCTTGGCGCCGTCGTCGGCGAGACGGCGCGGATTGGCGGTGCCGCGACGCTCGTGGCGTTGGTCCTCACGCTCGCCTGCCTCGAGGCAGAGCATCGTGTCGGCGTTCAGCCGACGATCAAAACCCTTGAGGACCGAAGACTTGACTCACTGAGTCAAGTTTCGGTGCGTCAAGCGAGCGTCGTGGGGCGCGACCGAAGGGCGCGGCCCGCTAGAAGTCTGTGGCTGCTGTATCTGCCGCTCCTGATCCCGCAGATCGTCTTTCTCCTCGGACTTCAAACGCTCGCGACGGCTGTCGGTATGAATGGCGGCCAGTTGAGTGTCATCGCGGTGCATGTGATCTTCGTCGTCCCGTATGTCTTTCTCTCTCTCGCTGATCCCTTTCGGGCCTGGGATCCTCGCATGGGTCTCGCCGCCGCCACGCTTGGCGCCGGACCTGACCGCGTGTTCTGGGCCGTGCGGCTGCCTCTGCTGCTGCGGCCTGTGCTGGCCGCCGCCGCCGTGGGATTTGCCGTGTCCGTGGGCCTATACCTGCCTACGCTCTTGATTGGCGCGGGCCGCGTGTCGACCCTCACGACAGAAGCGGTGGCCCTCGCCTCGGGTGGCGACCGACGCCTGATCGGTGTGTACGCCCTCACGCAAGCCGCAGCAGCATTCATCGGATTCACGGCCGCGCTGGCCATCCCGGCACTTGTGTTCCGGAACCGCCGTGCGTTGAGGCTCCACGCATGA
- a CDS encoding ATP-binding cassette domain-containing protein: MTAGLRLEQICISLGGRRLVTLDADIAPGEVLTVMGPSGSGKSTLLSVVIGAVPPAFEVSGTVWLDGRDLTGLGPNERRIGILFQDDLLFPHLSVGGNLAFGLPASLRGRAARRARIEDALAEADLSGFADRDPATLSGGQRSRVALMRMLLATPRALLLDEPFSRLDTSLRAQIQRFVFGQIAARQLPTILVTHDAADACAAGGPVCDLSAPDELNQIAR, translated from the coding sequence ATGACTGCCGGACTTCGCCTTGAGCAGATCTGCATCTCTCTCGGCGGACGTCGACTCGTCACGCTGGATGCAGACATTGCGCCGGGCGAAGTGCTGACCGTCATGGGACCGTCAGGCTCTGGCAAATCGACCCTGTTGTCTGTCGTCATCGGCGCAGTGCCGCCTGCCTTCGAGGTCAGCGGTACGGTGTGGCTCGATGGTCGCGATCTGACCGGGCTCGGGCCCAACGAGCGGCGCATCGGCATCCTGTTTCAGGATGACTTGCTGTTTCCGCATTTGTCGGTCGGAGGGAATCTCGCCTTCGGGCTCCCGGCCTCACTCCGCGGCCGTGCCGCGCGGCGCGCGCGCATCGAGGACGCGTTGGCGGAGGCCGACCTGTCCGGTTTCGCTGACCGAGATCCAGCCACGTTGTCCGGCGGTCAGCGGTCCCGCGTGGCGCTCATGCGCATGCTGCTGGCCACGCCCCGCGCGCTCTTGCTCGATGAACCGTTCTCCCGCCTCGACACCTCACTCCGCGCGCAGATCCAACGGTTCGTGTTCGGCCAGATTGCCGCACGGCAGCTCCCCACGATCCTCGTCACGCATGATGCGGCCGACGCCTGCGCGGCCGGAGGCCCGGTGTGTGACCTGTCCGCGCCGGACGAGTTGAACCAGATAGCACGCTGA
- a CDS encoding MazF family transcriptional regulator produces MVTPARGAVVLVRFPFSDLSRTKLRPAVVLADAGRGDRVLCQVTSKPYADAAAIVLDQGAFASGSLHVTSYARPAKLFTASSDLITAEVGALKPEAMTRIVDAVVALLRAGTASDPQT; encoded by the coding sequence GTGGTCACACCTGCAAGAGGTGCAGTAGTGCTCGTCCGGTTCCCCTTTTCCGACCTGTCCCGGACCAAGCTGCGTCCGGCGGTTGTACTCGCCGATGCTGGACGTGGTGACCGCGTGCTGTGTCAAGTTACCAGCAAGCCGTATGCTGACGCCGCAGCGATTGTATTAGACCAAGGCGCATTCGCCTCAGGCTCGCTGCACGTCACGAGCTACGCTAGGCCAGCAAAACTGTTCACGGCCAGCAGCGATCTCATCACCGCAGAAGTCGGCGCGCTCAAACCGGAAGCCATGACACGGATTGTGGACGCCGTGGTGGCTCTGTTGCGGGCAGGAACCGCGAGCGACCCCCAGACGTAA
- a CDS encoding radical SAM/SPASM domain-containing protein yields MESIYYVVSWACHRKCTHCYEPRFRPYARSRLRALVDEAKVTAPRVIANLPERIDYLDLSAPSETAPGGYERRPGRIILAGGEVLIDPVREEVLYPALDTIAARYAGQGVRVVVQTTGDLVTPAVIDELLARGVWMISCAGMDDFHVGMEGDNRLPLIDRLRQMFEAAGMTDSALAVSERHWPKAGDSGPVYSLFGATEDAWIGKIWPRGRAWEHSLSRATIQDNFCNAWSGGLNFLRRGFSGSEVSIDPNGDVFPCCLKTKKALGNLTEETLDEILASLEGHPAFEAISNGHPERMGITSGWDVARFLEACRTTTPDGRPYRNLCIGCDRFHEQVLGPVIDHIRGERLAAREAATGARRP; encoded by the coding sequence GTGGAAAGCATCTATTACGTCGTGAGTTGGGCGTGTCATCGGAAGTGCACGCACTGCTACGAGCCGCGGTTCCGTCCGTACGCGCGCAGTCGGCTGCGTGCGCTCGTCGACGAGGCCAAGGTCACCGCTCCACGGGTGATTGCGAATTTGCCAGAACGGATCGACTATCTCGATCTCTCAGCGCCAAGTGAGACGGCTCCCGGTGGCTATGAGCGCCGCCCGGGACGGATCATCCTGGCCGGCGGCGAAGTGCTGATCGACCCCGTTCGCGAGGAGGTGCTCTATCCGGCGCTGGACACCATCGCCGCGCGTTACGCGGGTCAAGGCGTGCGGGTGGTTGTGCAGACCACCGGCGATCTGGTCACGCCGGCCGTCATCGACGAGCTCCTGGCTCGTGGTGTCTGGATGATCTCCTGTGCCGGCATGGATGACTTCCATGTCGGGATGGAGGGCGACAACCGCCTGCCGCTCATCGACCGGCTGCGGCAGATGTTCGAGGCAGCTGGCATGACCGACAGCGCGCTCGCCGTCAGCGAGCGTCACTGGCCCAAGGCTGGTGACAGCGGCCCGGTCTACTCGCTGTTCGGCGCCACCGAGGATGCCTGGATTGGCAAGATCTGGCCGCGGGGACGCGCCTGGGAGCATTCGCTCTCGCGCGCCACCATCCAAGACAACTTCTGCAATGCGTGGTCGGGCGGGTTGAATTTCTTGCGACGGGGCTTCTCCGGCTCCGAAGTCTCGATCGATCCGAATGGCGACGTGTTCCCGTGCTGTCTGAAGACCAAGAAGGCGCTCGGGAACCTCACCGAGGAAACGCTCGACGAGATTCTCGCCAGCCTCGAGGGCCATCCTGCCTTCGAAGCGATCTCGAACGGTCATCCGGAGCGGATGGGGATCACCTCCGGGTGGGACGTCGCCCGATTCCTCGAGGCATGCCGCACCACGACTCCCGATGGCCGACCGTATCGCAATCTGTGCATCGGCTGCGATCGGTTCCACGAACAGGTCTTGGGACCGGTGATCGACCACATCCGGGGGGAACGCCTGGCCGCCCGCGAGGCCGCGACAGGAGCCCGTCGCCCGTGA
- a CDS encoding DUF2064 domain-containing protein, with product MTGRTIVIFTRSPAAEARAKRLPAGPGTALFESFLSAWRRTADEAGADFLVVAPRDSVASLQETLPDVDIETQPDDRFDVKLNAAFDVAFRLGASAALIVGGDSPPIEPTEIRRAFDHLESHERALFLAPADDGGVNAIGLTPTTPRMFGAVNWRTAAVHRHLRACADQLGVTILDTDSSPDLDASGAIRSLYRRSVVAPLWRAYRWLVRALIPLVPAAATHVAPLPSLLLCSARTTRGPPFAHLCS from the coding sequence ATGACCGGGCGCACCATTGTCATCTTCACGCGTTCGCCGGCGGCTGAGGCGCGTGCGAAGCGGCTGCCGGCCGGCCCGGGCACGGCGCTCTTCGAGTCGTTCCTTTCGGCCTGGCGCCGAACGGCAGACGAAGCCGGAGCGGACTTCCTGGTCGTGGCCCCGCGCGACTCCGTGGCGTCGCTCCAGGAGACGCTGCCGGACGTCGACATCGAAACGCAGCCAGACGATCGATTCGACGTCAAGCTCAACGCGGCCTTTGATGTAGCCTTCCGGCTCGGCGCGAGCGCCGCGCTCATCGTCGGCGGCGATAGTCCTCCGATCGAGCCTACAGAGATTCGCCGAGCATTCGACCACCTCGAGAGCCACGAACGCGCCCTCTTCCTCGCGCCCGCCGATGACGGCGGCGTGAACGCGATTGGCCTGACGCCGACGACCCCCCGGATGTTCGGAGCGGTCAATTGGAGGACGGCCGCTGTTCACCGCCACCTTCGCGCGTGCGCAGACCAGCTCGGCGTCACGATTCTCGACACGGACTCATCGCCCGACCTCGACGCGAGCGGCGCTATCCGATCACTCTATCGACGCAGTGTGGTCGCGCCGCTCTGGCGGGCCTATCGATGGTTGGTACGCGCCCTCATCCCGTTGGTGCCAGCCGCCGCGACGCATGTCGCCCCCCTCCCATCGCTCCTGCTCTGCTCCGCCCGCACCACACGCGGTCCTCCATTCGCCCATCTCTGTTCGTAG
- a CDS encoding ABC transporter substrate-binding protein, translated as MTRVVAVGLTLFLAACTTMTEPDPGDWDAVVAQARGQTVYWYAWAGDRRVNNYIAWVARETERQFEVGIEHVKIADTAEAVSRVLGEKSAGRAAGGSVDLIWINGENFAAMKEHGLLFGPWVEQMPNWRYVDVEGKPAVTRDFTVPTEGLEAPWSMAQVVFYYDTARVADPPRSMKALLDWARAHPGRFTYPQPPDFVGTTFLKQALYGLLDDVSMLQDPVSEATYTKVTAPLWSWLDTLTPHLWRSSRAYPQSGPRMRQMMADGEIDIAISFSPGEASAAIANQELPETVRTYVLDGGTIGNASFVAIPYNAAHKAGAMVVANFLMSPEAQARKQDPKVWGSLTVLDIERLPAADRARFANLDLGVATLSREELGQALQEPHPSWMVRIEEDWLRRYGVVP; from the coding sequence ATGACGAGGGTCGTCGCCGTCGGCCTGACACTGTTCCTCGCGGCCTGTACGACGATGACGGAGCCCGATCCTGGGGATTGGGACGCCGTCGTGGCGCAGGCGCGAGGTCAGACCGTGTACTGGTATGCCTGGGCGGGCGATCGACGCGTCAACAACTACATCGCGTGGGTCGCGCGTGAGACCGAACGCCAGTTCGAGGTTGGCATCGAGCACGTCAAGATCGCAGATACGGCGGAGGCCGTCAGCCGAGTCCTGGGCGAGAAGTCAGCTGGGCGCGCTGCCGGCGGGTCGGTCGATCTCATCTGGATCAACGGCGAGAACTTCGCCGCCATGAAGGAACATGGCCTGCTCTTCGGCCCTTGGGTGGAGCAGATGCCCAACTGGCGCTATGTCGACGTGGAGGGGAAACCGGCGGTGACGCGCGACTTTACCGTGCCCACCGAGGGGCTGGAAGCGCCGTGGAGCATGGCCCAGGTGGTGTTCTACTACGACACCGCGCGGGTGGCCGACCCTCCTCGCAGCATGAAGGCGCTCCTCGATTGGGCGCGTGCCCACCCGGGCCGGTTCACCTATCCCCAACCGCCGGACTTTGTCGGCACCACCTTCCTCAAACAAGCGCTGTACGGACTGCTAGACGACGTATCGATGCTTCAAGATCCTGTCAGTGAAGCGACGTATACCAAGGTGACCGCACCGCTGTGGTCGTGGCTCGACACCCTGACCCCGCATCTCTGGAGGTCCAGTCGCGCGTATCCGCAGAGCGGACCGCGCATGCGGCAGATGATGGCCGACGGCGAGATCGATATTGCGATCTCCTTCAGCCCGGGGGAAGCCTCCGCCGCCATTGCGAATCAGGAGTTGCCGGAAACCGTGCGCACCTATGTGCTCGACGGGGGGACCATCGGCAATGCGAGCTTCGTCGCGATCCCGTACAACGCCGCGCACAAGGCAGGCGCCATGGTGGTAGCGAATTTTCTGATGTCGCCCGAGGCCCAAGCGCGTAAGCAAGATCCGAAGGTGTGGGGCTCGCTGACCGTGCTCGACATCGAGCGGCTGCCAGCGGCTGACCGTGCGCGCTTCGCCAACCTTGACCTCGGCGTGGCGACCCTCTCCCGTGAGGAGCTCGGCCAAGCGCTGCAGGAACCCCATCCGAGCTGGATGGTGCGCATCGAGGAGGATTGGCTTCGCCGCTACGGTGTCGTCCCGTGA